One segment of Marinobacter sediminum DNA contains the following:
- a CDS encoding TIGR04282 family arsenosugar biosynthesis glycosyltransferase, with amino-acid sequence MPDSEAPKTVLMQFAKWPEEGRVKTRLMPALGASGALDAHVTLTLAVLDNLCASGYPVQFWWDRELDRTPEEARSIVLNLESAGLEQKVQKGATLGDRMLAALGESLESHSRAVVIGSDCPSVDPEYVRQAVARLADFDVILGPSDDGGYVLIGASKVVPGMLDDIHWGTGRVMEQTCERLEKLGLRVSLLEPRWDVDEPEDWARFQRLPRI; translated from the coding sequence ATGCCTGATTCTGAAGCCCCCAAGACCGTTCTTATGCAATTCGCCAAGTGGCCGGAAGAGGGCCGCGTGAAAACCCGTTTAATGCCCGCTCTGGGTGCCAGTGGCGCCCTCGATGCCCATGTCACCCTCACTCTGGCCGTTCTGGATAACCTGTGTGCTTCGGGCTATCCGGTGCAGTTCTGGTGGGATCGGGAGCTGGATCGTACGCCGGAGGAGGCTCGCTCCATCGTCCTCAACCTCGAGAGTGCGGGCCTGGAACAAAAGGTTCAGAAGGGCGCGACCCTGGGGGATAGGATGCTGGCGGCACTGGGGGAGTCGCTAGAAAGTCATTCCCGCGCTGTTGTGATCGGCAGTGATTGTCCGTCTGTGGATCCGGAGTACGTTCGCCAGGCGGTTGCCCGGCTCGCCGATTTCGATGTGATACTGGGGCCTTCAGATGATGGCGGCTACGTTTTAATTGGTGCCAGCAAGGTGGTTCCGGGCATGCTGGATGACATTCACTGGGGGACCGGGCGTGTCATGGAGCAAACCTGTGAAAGGCTGGAAAAACTGGGGCTCCGTGTGAGTTTGCTGGAGCCCCGGTGGGATGTGGACGAACCCGAGGACTGGGCGCGTTTTCAGCGCCTGCCCAGAATCTAG